TCACCGCGCCTGAGCCATAATCCATTAAAACAAAGTTTGCTGCCCAAACAGGTACTATTTCACCACTGATTGGGTGAATAGCTTTTAAGCCAGTATCAACACCTTTTTTCTCCATTGTCGCCATATCAGCTTCAGTAGATTTATTGGTTTTACAGCTTTGAATAAACTCAGCAAGTTCAGTATTATTTTCTGCAGCTGCAAGGGCTAAAGGATGTTGTGCTGCCAATGCCACATAAGTTACACCCATTAACGTATCAGGGCGGGTAGTGTATATATCGAAGCTTTCTGATGAGTCAGCAACTTGGAAGGTCATTTCTACACCTTCAGAGCGACCAATCCAGTTACGTTGCATGGTTTTAACTTGCTCAGGCCAATCGGTTAATTGGTCTAAATCGTTAATTAATTCTTCTGCATAGTCAGTAATTTTGATAAACCACTGTGGAATTTCTTTACGCTCAACAAGCGCGCCTGAACGCCAACCGCGACCATCAATAACTTGTTCGTTAGCAAGTACTGTTTGATCAACTGGATCCCAATTTACCGTAGCATTTTTCTTATACACTAAGCCTTTTTCATAAAGCTGAGTGAAAAACCATTGTTCCCAACGATAGTAGTCTTTTTTACAAGTGGCTAATTCACGACTCCAGTCGTAACCAAATCCTAAAGACTTTAATTGGTTACGCATGTAATCAATGTTTTCGTAAGTCCATTTAGCTGGTGCAGAATTATTTTTAATTGCAGCGTTTTCAGCAGGTAAACCAAAAGCATCCCAACCCATAGGTTGCATCACGTTTTTGCCTTGCATGCGTTGGTAACGAGAAATAACATCACCTAAACTGTAATTTCGCACGTGGCCCATGTGGAGTCGACCACTAGGATATGGAAACATTGCCAAGCAATAAAATTTTTCTTTTCCTGGTAACTCTTCAGCTTTGAAGGTGTTGTTATCAGTCCAAAATTTCTGAACATCGGCTTCTATTGATTGGGGATTGTAAATGGATTCCATTAATATTTCTCAAACACGCTTAAAATAAGTGCTTCACCTGACTTTGTTGGCAAATTTATAAAGATAAAATTTGTTATTTTAAGCTTAGGTTTTAGCGATAAAAATTATCCCGATAGGATACCTTATCTCTAGCCATTGCGACAAGTTAAAGCAGGTTAATGCTGCAGATTTTTCAACATTATCTCGGTCTAATACTCAGTTGATTAATTATTTGTGCATTTTTAATGGTTAAAATGAAAAGCTACAGCGTTATAAAATTGATAAGTAGCATAAGTGCTTATTAGATTTTATACCTGGCATTTGTTCATTTTTACTCATGAAAAAGTAGCACTCTTAATGAATCAAAGGGGAATAACCAAGAAAAACCACGTTTATCATTACTTTGTACTTTAATTAAGGTGGTTAATGGTGGCTTTTATCACTTTAATAATTATACTAAAAAGTGAGCATTTAATGACGGAGGCGTTATGAAACAAGAACAACCTCGTATGCAAGAGGTATATCAAAACTTACAAACATGGCTCGGAGATACTAGCGATAATGAAGTGCGCTCAATTGTTGAGTTAATTGAACAAGCCAAAAAGATTTTAATCGCTGCCGAACAAATTCCAGAACAGCAAGTTAAGCAGTTCATCACTAACCTGAAATATGATTTAAGTGATTTTTACCAGCAGTACCAAGCCGATATTAAACATTCCATTTATTTAGATATATTGAATGAGAGTCTTTGGGAAAATTTGGCACAAATTACCGACAAATCACAAGTAGAATGGTCAGAGCTTATGGATGATTTTCAACATCATGATGGTTACCATGTTGGCGACCATGTAGGTTTTGGACAATTGCAGTGTCGAGCATGCCAGCACTGTGTAACGTATAGTCATGCAAATGTTGTTGCGGAGTGTATTACTTGTGGTGGCAAAGACTTTAATCGCATTAGTTTAACACCCTAGAAGCAAATTTTTCAGATAGTTGTTGATATTGTTTTGCTGTTAATAGGGTTGTCGCTGTACACTGTATTTAATGAAACCGTATCTATAGCTATTTGCTAATTAGTTATCTGAATATTAAGTCAGTTCGCTAAATTTTACCCTACACGCTATTAAACTCGCACCCAAGAGATTTTCTATGACAAATGTGTCAACCAACACACGCCTTAAACCTTGCCAATTAACCGCAGACTTAACGGTTAAACAATTTGCCAATGCCACACCTACTGCTGAAATAGAGCAAGTATTTATTGGTCATGAAAGAGCTAAAGAAGCATTGGTTTTTGGCTTGTCGATGGATGCGCCCGGTTTTAATGTTTATGCCATGGGAGAGCATGGTACTGGGCGCCAAACGTTAATCAAACAAATGTTAGCGGCAACAGCCAGCAAAGAGCCCACACCAGATGAATGGTGTTACATTAACAATTTTGATGATCCTAATTCGCCACATAACCTCCATGTTAGTCCTGGTGATGGTAAGCAGTTACTTACTCGCATGAATACATTTATTGACGAGTTAATGGATTTATTTCCAGAAATATTTGATAACCCTGGCTATCAAAGACAAAAGGCTGCACTCGATCGTGATTTTAATAAAAAATATGATCAAGCTATTACTGAAGTGGAAGAGACAGCATTAAAAAGTAATGTGTTGTTGTTTGAAGAAAATGGTGAAATTGGTTTTTCACCTCTGGTTGCAGGTAAACCGCTTAATGATAAAGAGTTTGCTGAACTGAAAGAGCCAAAGCGTGCCGATTTTTATATCATATTAGCTAAATTAGAAGATTTATTATCCGAAAAGTTAATTGAACTACCACAATGGAAACGTATTTCATCTGATAAATTACGCAAGTTAAAGCATGAAACTGCCGCACAAAGTATTCAACCTTTTTTAGAAGAGCTAGAAGCTGAGTTTGTGAGTAATATTGGCGTACAAAAGTATTTAGCAAAAGTGAAAACACATGTTGTTGATGCCGTTTTAGAATTGCTGGTTGATGAAAGTAACGACACGCCTAATGATAAAGATATGCGTAAGTTAATGGTTGAGCGCTTTTTACCTAATTTATTAGTCACTCGAAAAGCCGACGAAGGTGCACCAGTTGTTTATGAGCAAAACCCTACCTTCCAAAACCTGTTTGGCCATGTGGATTTTGGCAGCTTTCAAGGTGCTAGTTATACAAGTTATCGCCTCATAAGACCGGGTGCTCTTCATAAAGCTAATGGTGGATATATATTACTTGAAGCAGATAAATTACTAACGCAACCGCTTGTATGGGCTCGCTTAAAGTTGGCGCTGAAAACCCAACAAATAACTATCGAAAATCCGCACTTAGAATATGCGCAACCTGGTGTATTTAGTCTGCAACCTGAAAAAATCCCATTAAATGTCAAAGTTATTTTACTGGGCGATCCTGAAATTTATTACACTTTGCAAGATTATGATCAAGAATTTACCGAGTTATTCAGAGTTTTAGCCGATTTTGATCGCCATTTAGAGAAAAATCAGCATAACTTGAACGACTACGCCAATTTAATTCGTCAACGTGCTCATCGTAATAATTATCCCGAAGTAACAGACGAAGCGATTTTAGAATTGGTTAAATATGCCTTAAGGCGCGCAGAGCATCAGCATAAAATATCAGCCAATATCGTACAAGTTAACGACCTATTAGATGAAGCCTTTTATTTATGGAAGTTATCTGACGGTAAAAATGGTTTATGCGGCAAACATGTCACCATGGCATTAGCGGCAAAGCAGCGCAGAACAGGGCGGATGAGCGAAGCTTGGTTAGAAGAAATTAAAGAACGCCAACTGCTTATTGATACTGAAGGTGAGCAAATAGGTAAAATAAATGGCCTAACGGTACTCGAAATTGGCGATAGCGTTTTTGGCACACCCGCGCGAATAACCTCAACTGTATATGCCGGTAGTCAAGGCGTTACTGATATTGAGCGAGAAGTCGACTTAGGTAAATCTATTCACTCCAAAGGCGTGTTGATTTTAACCGGTTACTTGGGTCATAAATATGGGCAGGAATTCCCAGTGACTATATCCGCCAATATTGCTATTGAACAATCCTATGGTCATATCGATGGTGATAGTGCTTCAATGGCTGAGTTATGTGCGTTAATTTCTGCCATTGCTAAATTACCGATAAACCAAGGTATAGCGATTACGGGGTCAATGAACCAGCATGGCGAAGTGCAATCTATTGGTGGTGTTAATGAAAAAATTGAAGGTTTTTATCGTCTCTGTCAAGACAAAGGCTTAACAGGTAAACAAGGTGTTATTATTCCTAAAACTAATACCATCAATTTGATGTTGGCACCTGATGTTATTCAAGCGGTGGCTGATGGCAAGTTTGCTATTTATGCTGTAGAAAACATTGATCAAGCGATAGAAATTTTAATGTCACAGCCGGCAGGGAAAATGACCAGAACAGGGCGATATCCAAGAAAATCAATACACGGTATGGTGCTTAATAAATTGTCTGCATTTTCAGATCTACTTAATGGTGCTGAAGAATAGCTAACATTAGTTACTAATTTCTCTATAAATACCATCAGATAAATAAACACGGCAAGCGTCGTGTTTATTGCTTTTTAACGATGTGACTTAGATGTGGCTTATTAGAAACCATATATTTTAAGCCAAGCAATTACGTGCTTGATAAATGTTTAATAACTATGATTGCTATAACTATGGTTATTATAACTCGGCTTAATATAGCTAGTGCATTTACCCGTGATTATTCGAGTCGTTTAAGACAATTGAAACGACTAATAAAGCTATAGCCGTAAGTAAGTCATACGCAAGTAAGTCTTAGGCATAGCTTAATGACTATAAGCTTAAATTATAGTGTTTTTCCTAAGGTATCTAATCAACAGGTAAGTACTTAATTGTTACTTACAAATTCACTAATAAATTGTTATTTTCACCAAAATATATCAATAAATATTTTACCCTTTATAGCATTTCCTTCTAAGTTATTAATATTAATGGTATTTATTGTTTGGCGTGATTTTTGATTGTATTGTAAAACAATGATTAAAAAACGATAGTTTACAAGGAAATAACCCAATGAAATTAACCCAAGCATTATTATTTATATCAGGCGTAACCATCTTAAGTGGCTGTATTGTCGTGGCAAGCCCATCTTATGCTAATTATCATAGCCAACAAGAACTGATAATTGATGCCAAAAAACTTAACGCATTGGATATCGAAGCAGGAGCAGGCTCTTTGGTCATTGAAGGCTCTGAAGATGTGACAGAAATTACTGTAGTCGCTGATATATATACCGAAGGTCGAGATTCAAATGACGTCGAATTAACTTTAACGCAATCAGGTAAAAGTGCGTATTTAGTGGCGAAAGTTGACAGTAATGGTTTTTGGCAAGGAGATTCGCCACATATTGATATTAAAGTCATCATGCCAAGCCAGCTTATGTTAAAAATTGATGATGGCTCAGGTGCTATCTCTATTAGCCATATTTATGCAGCAGTTGAAATAAAAGATGGATCAGGTGACATGACTATTGACGATATTAATAATGATCTTAAGATCAATGATGGTTCCGGCGGCGTATACATAAGTCAAGTCATAGGTAATGTCAGTATTATTGATGGCTCTGGTGAAATAGAAGTGAAGAACGTTGACGGTAACCTTGATATTGATGATGGTTCGGGCAGCATTTTTGTAAAGAATGTATCGGGCGATGCCGTTTTTGAAGATGGTTCTGGCGAGTTAACTGTCAGAAATATTGAGGGTTTAGTCACAATTGACGATGGCTCTGGTGGCATTGATGTGGAACAAGCGGGTGGTTTAAAAATTATCAATAGTGGCTCAGGTGGTATGCGAGTTAAAAAGGTAAAAGGCGGTTTTGAAATAGATAACTAGCCTATAATAACTTCAATGGTTTTTTCGAGTTAAAGTAGCTTTAAGTGCTTATTTTAAGCATTTAAAGCTATTTTCATGTTTAAATACGGTAAAGTTTACATTATCACTTGTATAATTTTACTACGTCTGTATAATGCGCGCCTCTGTGATCGTGAATCGAAATGGTTTCTTTAAGAACCTTAGATAGTAAACGTAGATAATCACAGAATTTTAAAAATGAGTGGGGTATATCCGCCCATAGACTTGCCCAGTTAACCTTTCAACGTTAACGTAATGAATGTGCCTTAAGTCTTCCTGGTGGTTTCCTCGTATATGTATGTAGGAATTTTGGCGTATAGCCAGTTTCTACCATGAGAAGACAAAATTATATGACTGATCTTAACAATGCCTCTGTAGGCTTTGACGCCCTTGGTTTGCCTGAAAACTTAGTATCTGCTGTAAAAGCACTAGGTTTTGAATCATCTACGCCAATCCAAGCGCAAACAATTCCACCTTTACTTCAAGGTAAAGACGTTCTTGGTGAAGCACAAACAGGTACAGGTAAAACTGCTGCCTTTGGTTTGCCTGCACTAGCAAAAATTGATGTGACGCTTCGTAAGCCACAATTAATGGTGCTAGCGCCAACACGTGAATTAGCTATTCAAGTAGCAGAAGCGATTGAAACTTTTGCTAAAGACATGAAAGGCTTAAAAGTTGCTACCTTATACGGTGGTCAATCTTACCAACCACAATTTCAACAACTAGAACGTGGTGCACAAGTTGTTGTTGGTACACCTGGTCGTTTAATGGATCACTTACGTCGTAAGAGCCTTAAATTAGACAACTTATCATTTTGTGTGCTTGATGAAGCTGATGAAATGTTAAACATGGGCTTTTTAGAAGATATTGAGTGGATCCTTGAGCATCTGCCTAAAGAAACACAAATGGCGTTGTTCTCTGCAACCATGCCTCCACAAATTCGCAAAGTAGCGAATCGCTTTTTGAAAAATCCTGAGCACATTAAAGTTGCTGCAGTGAAAAAAGAAAAAGCCAATATTACACAATACGCTTGGAAAGTTAGCGGTATTAACAAAATGACAGCTTTAGAGCGTATTGCTGAAACTGTTGAATATGATGCAATGCTAATCTTCGTTCGTACTCGTAATGACACGATTGACGTTGCTGAGAAATTAGAACGTGCAGGTTATGCTTCTGTTGCCTTGAACGGTGATATGAACCAAGCACAACGTGAACGTACTGTTGACCAACTTAAATCAGGTGTTTCATCAATTCTTGTAGCGACTGATGTTGTTGCTCGTGGTCTTGATATTCCGCGTCTTTCATTAGTTATTAACTATGATTTACCGGGTGACAACGAAGCTTACGTTCACCGTATAGGCCGTACAGGCCGTGCTGGTCGTAGTGGTACAGCGATTTCATTTGTTCGTCCACGTGAAATGTATTCTTTGCGTCATTATGAGCGTTTAACCTCTGGTACGATTGCAATGTACGACTTACCAAATATTCAAGAAATTGGTAAAGCCCGTATTGAGCGTACTTGTAATGAGTTAGCGTCTATTGTTGCTGATAAAGAATTAACAGCGATGCGTGAAATTATTGAAACAATGGCTAGTGAGTCAGAGCTTTCAATGACAGATTTAGCCGCAGCGTTACTTTATCAAAAACAGTTAAAGCAACCTTTACAACCGAAAGAAGATCCTAAGCCTCGTCGTGATGCGCGTGAAAGTAATGGCCGCAATGATGCTCGTGATACTCGTGGTGGTCGTAACGATAGCCGCGGTGGTCGCAATGATGCTCGCGGAGGTCGCAATGAATCTCGTGGTGATAACCGTAATGAGAACCGTGCAGAGCGCGCTCCTCGTAAAGCTAAAGTTGCCCGTTCAGATGTTGATTGGCAGACTTACCGCCTAGAAGTAGGTAAAGAGCATGGTGCACGTCCTGGTGATATCGTTGGCGCAATCGCTAATGAAATTTCATTAGACAGCAGCTACATTGGTGCTATCAACTTACATGAAAAACATAGCTTTGTGCAGTTGCCTAAAGGTATGCCTGAGAAGTCTTTTACACAGTTAAAGCGTGTTCAAGTTCGTCGTCAAGCACTTGCTATTACAGTGTCAGATACGCAGCCAGCAGCTGAGCGTCCATCTCGTCCACGTAAAGAGCAACGCACTAACTAATCACTTTTGATTAGTAAAACTAAGCGTCAACTTTTTTAAAAAGGTTGGCGTTTTTTTTCATCTGCTGAAAGTAGACCGACTTTATTTCTACGTTTAAATCGATACTAAAAACAATATTGATCGATAAAGTGACCATATACTGAGCTTGCTTTAGGTGGTTATCTGAGCAATTTTTTGCATCAATATATAGCTGTAAAAATAACGTTACATCTGCGTGCACTACTCGCTATAGCTTAGATCCTTGCAGCTAATAATTCATCTGATTTTAACGTAACAATAGATTTACGCTTCAAATAACACCCGTTTTTTCATTCACTTCCTCTGCGATGATTTCACAGTAATAATCGCTCTATTGCTACAGTGAGAGAAACAATTATGAAAGAAGTAACAAACCCGCTAAATTTACGTGGTATCGAATTTATTGAATATGCATCGCCAGATTCTGACTTTATGGCTGACGCTTTCTACGGCTTTGGTTTTTCAAAAACAAAAAAATTCAAAGGCCGTGATATTGATTATTTTAATCAAAATGATATCCATTTTTTCTTAAACAACGAGCAAGCTGGATTCTCTAAAGAATTTGCTAAAAGCCACGGACCTGCTATTTGTTCAATGGGTTGGCGTGTAGAAGATGCGGATTTTGCTTTCGAGCAAGCCGTTGAGCGTGGTGCTAAATCAGCCCAAAATGTTGATAAAAAATTACCTTACCCTGCTATTTTTGGTATTGGTGATAGCTTAATTTACTTCATTGAAAAATTTGGCGCTAAAGGCTCAATATATGAAGATGATTGTGAAGATATTGCTGAACCAGTATTAGTGAAAGATAAAGGCTTTAAAGCTGTTGATCATTTAACTAACAACGTTTATCAAGGCACAATGGAATTTTGGGCTGACTTTTATAAGAATATATTTGGCTTCACTGACGTACGTTACTTTGATATTAAAGGTGAGAAATCAGCATTAGTATCATACGCTTTACAATCTCCGTGTGGCACGTTCTGTATTCCTATTAACGAAGGTAAAGGCACTAGCAATAACCAAATAGATGAATACCTAAATGAATATAATGGCCCGGGTGTTCAGCATTTAGCATTTATTTCAGATGATCTATTAGGCTCATTGGATAAACTCGATAAAAACATTATCGATACACTAAATATTGTGCCTGAATATTATGATGATGTTTTTGACCGCATTCCTTGGGTTAAAGAAGACCAACAACGAATTCGTGATCATCAAGTATTGGTTGATAGTCAAAAAGAAAATTCATACCTGTTACAGATATTCACTAAAAATATCTTTGGTCCTATCTTTATTGAAATGATCCAACGTGTTGACGATAAAGGTTTTGGAGAAGGTAACTTCACTGCTTTATTTAAGTCAATCGAGTTGAATCAAATAGAGCGTGGTGTGCTTTAAGCACTTAACACGATAGGCACTTTTAAAAGCCAGCGTTTGCTGGTTTTTTTATGTGCTTCTTTTAGTCGGAATGGGCGGATTTATTGGAGTAATAAATAGACGACTGAAATCGGCCCCTTACGAAGGATAAAGACTTAATGTCTTGTATGTGTGGTTTTAGCCGCAGAAAAACATAAAATATAATTCACCACCGAGAAAGGCAGAGGCGCGCTGAGCGCTAATCCGAGAAGTCATTATGCCCCTATCTAAAGTGGGGCAGGTACACATTTACTCATTTAGCCCCTAAGATTGCAGCACTGTCTGCAAGCATTGTATTTTACAGGGAGAAGAAAATGAGAAAATAATGAGGTTTTTATAGGGATAATAATGATTTTGTACTTTCTCCTTCACTTCTCTTTGTTTTCTCCCTGTGAGAAAGTGTTATTCGGCCGACATAGTTTTCATACCTAATAATGCGTTGCTTTCGTAGGCGACTTCAGTCGCCATGAAGCTCTTACGCAAAACTTCCTATATTACAGGCATAAAAAAAGCGCCAGAAGGCGCTTTTTAACAGTAATTATTAAGCGTTATTTGCTTAGAGCTTCACCTAAGTGAGGGCGAATATCTTTTAATATTTCTTTTGCTAAACGCGGGCTACTAGCAACAATGTTGCCTGAGTTACTGTGATTATGGCCACCAACAAAGTCAGTTACTAAACCACCAGCTTCAATTACCATTAACTCACCGGCTGCGGTATCCCATGGTTTTAAACCAATCTCGAAATAACCGTCAACTCGGCCTGCAGCAACATAAGCTAAATCAAGTGCAGCAGAGCCAGCACGACGCATATCTGATGTTTTACCGAAAAGTGTTTTAAACATTTCTAAATAAGCATTGGTATGTTGCTTATGCTTAAAAGGAAAACCTGTCGCTAAAATAGAACCGTTAAGATCTTTAGATTGTTTTACGCGAATACGGAAACCGTTTAATTGAGCACCTTTACCGCGACTTGCCGTAAATAGTTCACCACGGATAGGATCGTAGATCACAGATTGATCTAATTTCCCTTTAACTTTTAGTGCAATTGATACTGCAAAGTGTGGAATACCTTTAACGAAATTTGACGTTCCGTCTAGTGGATCAATAATCCACTGGTAATCATTGTCTTTACCTTCAATTACGCCACACTCTTCACCAATAATCGTGTGATTTGGGTAAGATTTTTGAATTGTTTCAACAATAGCTAGTTCAGCACTTATATCAACATTAGTAACGATATCGTTAGTACCCTTAGATTCAATTTCAATCTTATCTACTTGTTCAAAAGCGCGCAGAATTACTTTGCCCGCAGCACGCGCAGAGCGCACGGCAATATTTAGCATCGGATGCATTATCGACTACCCTATATGTTGTAAAATGTCATAAACAGCTATGTAAAAGAACGAGGTTAATTTTAGCAAGCCATACAGTGATGAACCCCTAAAATTAAGCGCGCGAATTATAGCAAACTAATAATCAATTTGCGATACCCTTCTTTATTAATAACTAATAGAACTTACTTATCTTAAATAAAGTTATAGCGTATCAATTCAAACTTAGCTGTCTTTAATTTATCTATATAAGCGAAAGAGCTAAGCCATATTGATAAACACTAATTAACAAATATAAAAGACGTGATTTTTTCGCAGTACAAGTATAAGGTTCTATGTTAATATTATCGGCAATTTTAGCCATCTAGATAGGCAACATTATATTTAAATTGTTGTCTTCGAATTAAGTAAGTGTAAATAATGTCAGATTCTTTATTAAACAAAGTACGCATAGTCCTCGTTAATACCTCAGATTGTCGTAATATCGGTTCAGCAGCTCGCGCTATGAAAACAATGGGCTTAACAGATCTCGTTTTAGTTGATCCTATTGAAATGCCTAACGGTCAGGCGCAAGCTTTAGCCGCTGGCGCAACAGATGTGCTAAAAGGTGCCAGAGTTGTATCGACGCTAGAAGAAGCCATTGATGATTGTGGTTTAGTGGTGGGTACAAGTGCTCGTTCACGCACATTACCTTGGCCTATGCTAGAGCCTCGCGGCTGTGGTGAAAAACTGATCACCGAAGCACAAGAATATCCAGTTGCCTTGGTATTTGGTCGTGAAAGTAGCGGTTTAACCAATGAAGAACTGCAGTTATGTCATTTTCATGTGCAAATTCCAGCGAATCCAGAATACAGTTCATTGAATTTAGCTATGGCGGTACAAACATTAAGTTATGAAGTACGCACAAGCTTTTTGATTCATGAACAAGAAGCGTTCACGCAGGCTGACAACGAAGAATATCCGCTTGTTGATGAAACTGAGCGCTTTTATCAACACTTTGAAAATGCATTAAAAGACACTGGCTTTATTGTACCAAGCCATCCAGGTTTGGTGATGACAAAGTTACGTCGTTTGTTTAATCGTGCTAGACCTGATGTTAAAGAGTTGAAAATGATGCGTGGTATTTTAGCCTCAGTTGAACGCGCTGCTAAAAGTGACAATAAAGATTAATGATAGCCATAAATAGTGACTCAACTATTTATCTAATTATGGCTTTCGAATAAAGAATTAAGGAACGTAAAATGTTTGACCGCATGAAAGAAGACATCAATAGTGTATTTGATCGAGATCCTGCAGCACGCAATGTCTTTGAAGTTTTAACAAACTACCCTGGTTTGCATGCGGTTTGGTTTCACCGTTTGAGCCACAGTTTGTGGAAAAACAACTGGAAATGGTTAGGGCGCTCTTTATCGACATTTTCACGTTGGTTAACTGGCATCGAGATTCATCCTGGTGCAACTATTGGTCGTCGATTTTTTATCGATCATGGTATGGGGGTAGTTATTGGTGGCACTGCAGAAATTGGTGACGACGTTACTTTATATCAAGGTGTTACTTTAGGTGGTACAAGTTGGAAAGAAGGCAAACGCCATCCAACTTTAATGGACAATGTTGTTATTGGTGCTGGTGCTAAAATATTAGGGCCCATTACTATTGGCAAGCACGGCAAAGTTGGATCAAACTCTGTTGTGGTAAAAGATGTACCTGAAAATGCAACTGCGGTTGGCATACCTGCTCGAATTGTTAATTCTAACAAGAATAAAGGCGATGCGGAAAAGCGTGAAAAAGTAGCTAAAAAATATGGCTTTGATGCTTATGCTGTTGCTACAGATAACCCTGATCCTGTTGCTAAGGCAATTGGTCGTTTGCTTGATCATATGCACTTAATGGACAATAAAATTTCTTCTTTATGTCGAGAGGTTAACCAGTTAGGTGGTGAAGTTTGTCAAGAAGATCTACCTGAATTAAAAGTTGGTGAGTTCGACGAAGATGAAAAAGCTGCTGCTAAACGCAGAGAAGGCATTAAAGAGTCTTTTGACCCAACAATATAGCTTTTAGATATAAACCGTTTTTATATGATATATAGACAAAATAGTTAAGTTTTATGTGTTAATGCCCACCAATATTCTCCTTTTTATTGACTAATTATTAAAGCCGCGTAAAATACCTGAGTAAATCACTCGGGTATTTAGTTGACTATTTTATAGGGATATGTAAAATTGCGCAGCAAATTGATAGGAGTATTAAATGAAATTGACGTCTAAAGGCCGATATGCGGTAACAGCGATGCTTGATGTGGCTATACATGCCGTAACAGGACCTGTGCCATTGGCTGATATTTCAGAACGCCAAGGCATTTCATTATCATACTTAGAACAACTTTTTTCACGCCTAAGAAAGTACGGACTTGTAAATAGTGTTCGTGGCCCAGGTGGTGGTTATCGTTTAGGTCAATGTTCAGCACAAATTACCGTTGCCGATGTTATCAACGCTGTTGATGAAAGTATCAATGCCACCAAATGTGGCGGTACAGGTAATTGTCAAGATGGACAACAATGCTTAACGCATTACTTATGGACTGATTTAAGCGATAGAATTGAAGATTTTTTAAAAAGCATTTCACTTGCCGAGCTCGTCGAGCAACGAAATGTTAAAATTGTGTCACAACGACAAGATGAAGCCACAGCGAAAGCGCGCAAATCACCCTCGTTAGAGACCTTAATTACCACTCGCAATATTATGAATGACTGGCATTAATGGCTAGTACAATTGGAGATTATTAATCAATGAAGCTTCCTATTTATTTTGATTATTCAGCGACCACACCAGTAGACAAGCGTGTAG
The Colwellia sp. Arc7-D genome window above contains:
- the trmJ gene encoding tRNA (cytosine(32)/uridine(32)-2'-O)-methyltransferase TrmJ — its product is MSDSLLNKVRIVLVNTSDCRNIGSAARAMKTMGLTDLVLVDPIEMPNGQAQALAAGATDVLKGARVVSTLEEAIDDCGLVVGTSARSRTLPWPMLEPRGCGEKLITEAQEYPVALVFGRESSGLTNEELQLCHFHVQIPANPEYSSLNLAMAVQTLSYEVRTSFLIHEQEAFTQADNEEYPLVDETERFYQHFENALKDTGFIVPSHPGLVMTKLRRLFNRARPDVKELKMMRGILASVERAAKSDNKD
- the cysE gene encoding serine O-acetyltransferase; amino-acid sequence: MFDRMKEDINSVFDRDPAARNVFEVLTNYPGLHAVWFHRLSHSLWKNNWKWLGRSLSTFSRWLTGIEIHPGATIGRRFFIDHGMGVVIGGTAEIGDDVTLYQGVTLGGTSWKEGKRHPTLMDNVVIGAGAKILGPITIGKHGKVGSNSVVVKDVPENATAVGIPARIVNSNKNKGDAEKREKVAKKYGFDAYAVATDNPDPVAKAIGRLLDHMHLMDNKISSLCREVNQLGGEVCQEDLPELKVGEFDEDEKAAAKRREGIKESFDPTI
- the iscR gene encoding Fe-S cluster assembly transcriptional regulator IscR, producing MKLTSKGRYAVTAMLDVAIHAVTGPVPLADISERQGISLSYLEQLFSRLRKYGLVNSVRGPGGGYRLGQCSAQITVADVINAVDESINATKCGGTGNCQDGQQCLTHYLWTDLSDRIEDFLKSISLAELVEQRNVKIVSQRQDEATAKARKSPSLETLITTRNIMNDWH